The following proteins are co-located in the Bubalus bubalis isolate 160015118507 breed Murrah chromosome 21, NDDB_SH_1, whole genome shotgun sequence genome:
- the NISCH gene encoding nischarin isoform X4, with translation MAAAARSFGPEREAEPVKTARVVGSELVDTYTVYIIQITDGSHEWTVKHRYSDFHDLHEKLVAEKKIDRSLLPPKKIIGKNSRSLVEKREKDLEIYLQTLLATFPDVAPRVLAHFLHFHFYEINGITAALAEELFEKGEQLLGAGEVFAIGPLQLYAVTEQLQQGKPTCASGDAKTDLGHILDFTCRLKYLKVSGTKGPFGTSNIQEQLLPFDLSIFKSLHQVEISHCDARRIRGLVASKPTLATMSVRFSATSMKEVLVPEASEFDEWEPAGAALEGPVTAVIPTWQALTALDLSHNSISEIDDSVKLIPKIEFLDLSHNGVLVMNNLQHLYNLVHVDLSYNKLSSLEGVHTKLGNIKTLNLAGNLLRHLSGLHKLYSLVNLDLSDNRIEQMEEVRSIGSLPCLEHVALLNNPLSIIPDYRTKVLAQFGERASEVCLDNTVTTEKELDTVEVLKAIQKAKEVKSKLSNPEKKVSEDSRLSAAPCVRPSSSPPSAAPTSASLPQPILSNQGILGDE, from the exons GTTTACATCATCCAGATCACTGATGGGAGCCATGAGTGGACAGTCAAGCACCGCTACAGTGATTTCCACGACCTACATGAAAAG CTTGTTGCGGAGAAGAAGATTGATAGAAGTCTGCTTCCACCCAAAAAGATAATTGGGAAAAACTCCAGGAGCTTGGTGGAAAAGAGGGAGAAGGATCTCGAAATTTATCTCCAGACGCTCCTGGCCACCTTCCCTGACGTGGCCCCCAGAGTGCTGGCCCACTTCTTGCATTTCCACTTTTAC gaGATTAATGGCATCACTGCAGCACTGGCTGAGGAACTCTTCGAAAAAG GAGAACAGCTCCTGGGGGCTGGCGAGGTCTTCGCCATTGGACCCCTGCAGCTCTACGCAGTCACCGAGCAGCTGCAGCAGGGAAAGCCCACATGCGCCAGCGGGGATGCCAAGACTGACCTGGGGCACATCCTGGACTTCACCTGTCGCCTTAAGTACCTTAAG GTTTCTGGCACAAAAGGACCTTTTGGGACCAGCAACATTCAGGAGCAGCTCCTGCCTTTTGATCTGTCCATATTCAAGTCTCTTCATCAGGTGGAG ATAAGTCACTGTGATGCCAGGCGCATCCGGGGGCTGGTTGCATCCAAGCCCACCTTGGCCACAATGAGCGTCCGTTTCTCGGCAACCTCCATGAAG GAAGTCCTCGTTCCTGAAGCCTCGGAGTTCGATGAGTGGGAGCCAGCAGGCGCAGCCCTGGAGGGCCCCGTGACTGCCGTCATCCCCACATGGCAGGCTCTGACCGCTCTGGACTTGAGTCACAATAGCATCTCTGAGATCGATGATTCTGTG AAACTGATTCCAAAGATTGAGTTCCTGGACCTGAGTCACAATGGAGTGCTGGTCATGAACAATTTGCAG CACCTGTACAACCTTGTGCACGTGGACCTGTCCTACAACAAGCTCTCCTCCTTGGAAGGGGTTCACACCAAACTGGGCAACATCAAGACCCTGAACCTGGCAGGCAACCTCCTGAGGCATCTGAGTGGCCTGCACAAGCTGTACTCCCTGGTCAACCTGGATCTCAGCGACAACAGAATCGAACAG ATGGAAGAGGTCAGAAGCATCGGCAGCCTCCCGTGTCTGGAGCACGTGGCTCTGCTGAACAACCCCCTGAGTATCATTCCCGACTACCGGACCAAGGTGCTGGCTCAGTTCGGAGAGCGGGCCTCGGAG GTCTGCCTGGACAACACAGTGACCAcagagaaagagttggacacagtggAAGTGCTAAAAGCGATTCAGAAAGCCAAAGAGGTCAAGTCCAAATTAAGCAACCCTGAGAAGAAG GTCAGTGAGGATTCTCggctctctgctgccccctgtgTCAGACCCAGCAGCTCCCCACCCAGTGCGGCTCCCAcctctgcctccctgccccagcccatcCTCTCCAACCAAG GCATCCTCGGAGATGAGTGA